From Seriola aureovittata isolate HTS-2021-v1 ecotype China chromosome 16, ASM2101889v1, whole genome shotgun sequence, one genomic window encodes:
- the triqk gene encoding triple QxxK/R motif-containing protein — MGKKDASATGLPVDQYRKQIGKQDYKKTKSVLKATRLKAEAKKNSSGFRDAFLVIAAILFFVLCVYAFFYLNLSTEINLDVDVD, encoded by the exons ATGGGGAAGAAGGATGCCAGTGCGACCGGATTACCAGTTGATCAGTACCGAAAGCAGATTG gGAAACAGGactacaaaaagacaaagtctGTCTTAAAGGCCACACGGCTGAAAGCTGAAGCAAAGAAGAATTCCTCTGGATTCAGG GATGCGTTCCTTGTCATTGCAGCAATCCTCTTCTTTGTTCTCTGCGTCTACGCCTTCTTCTACCTCAACCTGAGCACTGAGATTAACctggatgtggatgtggattAA